TTCGTGCGAGATTCCTTCCATCAGATCGCCGTCGCTGCAGATGCCGAAGATGCGATGGCTGAAGAGGCCAGAGTCGTCGTGCTCGAAGCGTGCCTCAATATGCTTGGCCGCGAGCGCCATCCCGACCGCGTTGCCGATGCCCTGGCCGAGCGGCCCGGTCGTCGTTTCGACGCCCGGCGTGATGTGGCTCTCAGGATGACCGGGAGTTTTGCTGTTCAACTGGCGGAAGCGCTTGATCTCGTCGAGCGAGAGGTCGTAGCCGCACAGGTACAGTATCGAGTACAGGAACATCGAGCCGTGACCGCATGAGAGCACGAACCTGTCGCGCCCGAACCACTTCGGGTTCTTCGGGTTGTGGTGCATGATTTTCGTGTAGAGCAGGAAGCCGGTCGGCGCCATTCCCATCGGCATCCCGGGATGCCCCGAATTCGCCTTCTGCACCGCGTCGATCGTAATTACGCGGATCGAGTTGATGCACTGCTGGTTCAGATCGGTGCTCATGCCTGTGATTTTGCTTGCAGCTGCCACTTGTTGTCCCCTGATGTTGCGGTGAATTGGCCCCGCCAATTGCCTTGTTTGATGCCGCGCTGGATGAAGGGTTTCCTCGCACCAAGCCGATCGCGGCCCGCTTCGCCGCCGGGTTAGCTCGGTCTACCAGTCGTTATGATCGTCGTCTTTGGGGTCGCCGGCTTTCTGACGCATCACGTTGACCACCGTCTTCGCTTCGCCCTTGAGGTCCTTCTTCATAGCCTCGGCAAAGCGCTCAGCGATCATCCGCATCATCGTGCCCTCTTCGGGATCGAGCCCCGCGCCAAGTGCGGCGAGACGTTCCATGGCGCTGCGAATCGACGAGAGCGCGCCCGGAATGTCGCCGCGCTCGCGGCATGCGATCGCGTCGCCCAGCGCGGCACGCACCTGCGCGATGGCAGGACGCGCTTGTTCGCCGATCACCACTTCAAGCTCGCCAAGGTTTTGCGCGAGCCTCGAGAAAGGATCGTCTGCGGAAAAGCTGGACGGCACGCGTGAATTGTTTCACTTGTGTCCGGCGGGATTCAAGGCTGGATTAGTTACCCGGTCGCGACACCGGCGTTACGCGACGGCGCCACCTGCTCGACCGCGAATCGGATTTGGTAGAATATGAAGGCTATCGCCCACGGAAGGATGATGAGGTTCAGATGAGAAAGATTCTGGATCGACGCGTGGTGATCACGGGCGTGGGCCTGGTGACACCGCTCGGAACCGGAGTTGAGAAAAACTGGGAAGCGCTGATGGCCGGGCGCTCGGGCGTCGGTCCGCTCACCCGCTTCGATACGGCGACGTTCCCGGTGAAGTTTGGCGGAGAAATCACGGATTTCAAAGCCGAAGACTGGATCGAGAAGAAGGACATCAAGAAGATGGACCTCTTCATCCAGTACTCGCTGGCCGCGACCGAGCAGGCGATGCAATCGTCGGGATTCAAGATCACCGAGGACAATGCCGACAGCGTCGGGGTGCTGGTCGGCGTCGGCATCGGCGGCCTCACGACAATCGAAGAGTCGCACAAGATCCTGCTCAACACGGGGCTCAACCGCCTGACGCCCTTCTTCATCCCGAAGCTGATCGGCAACCTCGCTCCGGGTCAGATCTCGATCAAATACGGCGCACGCGGCGTGAGCTTCACGACCACCAGCGCCTGCGCGTCGAGCTCGCATGCGATCGGCGAAGCCTATCGCATGATTCGGCTTGGCTATATCGACGCCGCGATTACCGGCGGGGCCGAGGCCGCGCTCACTCCGCTCGGCGTTGGTGGCTTCGCTGCGATGCGCGCGCTATCGACGCGCAACGACGCGCCGCAGAAGGCGAGCCGGCCCTTCGACAAGGAGCGCGACGGATTTGTAATCGCCGAAGGCGCCGCGGCGCTGATCCTCGAGACGCGCGAGGCCGCGATCGCGCGCGGCGCGAATATCATCGCCGAGATCTGCGGCTATGCCGCCAACAGCGACGCCAATCACATCACGGCGCCCTCGCCCGAAGGGCGCTTCACCGCGCGATGCATGATGATGTGCCTCGAAGACGGCGACCTCGATCTGAACCAGGTCGATTACATCAACGCTCACGGCACCTCGACCGAACAGGGCGATATCGCCGAGACGCAGGCGGTAAAGCGCGTGTTCGGCGAGCGCGCGCGCCAGGTCGCGGTCAGCTCGACGAAGTCGATGACGGGCCATACTCTGGGCGCGGCGGGCGCGATCGAATCGGTGTACACGGCGCTGGCGGTACAGCGCGGGATGCTGCCGCCGACGATCAACCAGGAAGTGCCTGATCCGGAATGCGATCTCGATTACGTGCCGAACGAAGCGCGCCC
This sequence is a window from Candidatus Binataceae bacterium. Protein-coding genes within it:
- the fabF gene encoding beta-ketoacyl-ACP synthase II, with product MRKILDRRVVITGVGLVTPLGTGVEKNWEALMAGRSGVGPLTRFDTATFPVKFGGEITDFKAEDWIEKKDIKKMDLFIQYSLAATEQAMQSSGFKITEDNADSVGVLVGVGIGGLTTIEESHKILLNTGLNRLTPFFIPKLIGNLAPGQISIKYGARGVSFTTTSACASSSHAIGEAYRMIRLGYIDAAITGGAEAALTPLGVGGFAAMRALSTRNDAPQKASRPFDKERDGFVIAEGAAALILETREAAIARGANIIAEICGYAANSDANHITAPSPEGRFTARCMMMCLEDGDLDLNQVDYINAHGTSTEQGDIAETQAVKRVFGERARQVAVSSTKSMTGHTLGAAGAIESVYTALAVQRGMLPPTINQEVPDPECDLDYVPNEARPCQVRVALNNSFGFGGTNTTLAIRPAD